From Campylobacter sp. MIT 12-8780, the proteins below share one genomic window:
- a CDS encoding sensor histidine kinase: protein MLKTKHIFMLLFVGILSIFTLSVAVLIYSNIQTLLFKQYEQKLKTLDDILRFSVFDSLNESNIKEFSTQTRIDLIIKKDESVFASFKDYDFFVKNANESIQELEFKGKKLLYKLYKINQDDFFILLVYPRILELKNYWLGIFGIFSFCALACFVFIGFFAKKLQQSFKKILIFLSKIDSKDEILLENSIFKELNLLNAKLYKTKATLLKKQRQNKKQSDKINLKNTQLTSIISAISHELKNPLSVIKLSIQTLKDKDFQDENSQNKLLAKIESQGEKLNKLTTQLNLVFNLNLSQDNKNTFDLYELAKKVALNDDRIKLEGKSSMVFANEFLIEQVLINLSSNALKYSKDEVILKVEDKKVSVKDKGIGIAKDQIKLITKKFYKVDIKSENSFGIGLFLVKKILSLHKSYLQISSELNKGSEFSFELE from the coding sequence ATGCTAAAAACAAAACACATTTTTATGCTCCTTTTTGTGGGTATTTTAAGTATATTTACCCTAAGTGTAGCCGTGCTGATTTACTCCAATATACAAACCTTGCTTTTTAAGCAGTATGAACAAAAGCTCAAAACCCTTGATGATATCTTGCGTTTTTCTGTATTTGACAGCCTAAATGAAAGCAATATAAAAGAATTTAGCACTCAAACTCGCATTGATCTTATCATCAAAAAAGATGAGAGTGTTTTTGCTTCATTTAAAGACTACGATTTTTTTGTAAAAAATGCCAATGAAAGCATTCAAGAGCTTGAATTTAAAGGCAAAAAGCTTTTATATAAGCTTTATAAGATCAATCAAGATGATTTTTTTATACTTTTGGTGTATCCAAGAATTTTAGAGCTTAAGAATTATTGGCTGGGTATTTTTGGGATTTTTAGCTTTTGCGCCTTAGCTTGTTTTGTGTTTATAGGCTTTTTTGCTAAAAAATTGCAACAAAGTTTTAAGAAAATTTTAATTTTTCTAAGCAAAATAGACAGCAAAGATGAAATTTTACTTGAAAACTCTATCTTTAAAGAGCTTAATTTACTCAATGCAAAGCTTTACAAAACCAAAGCCACCCTACTTAAAAAACAAAGACAAAACAAAAAACAAAGCGATAAGATCAATCTTAAAAATACCCAGCTTACAAGCATTATCTCAGCCATATCTCACGAGCTTAAAAATCCACTCTCTGTTATAAAGCTAAGCATACAAACCCTAAAAGACAAGGACTTTCAAGATGAAAATAGCCAAAATAAGCTTTTAGCTAAGATAGAAAGTCAAGGCGAAAAGCTCAATAAGCTCACTACTCAGCTCAATCTTGTTTTTAACTTAAATTTAAGCCAAGATAATAAAAATACCTTTGATTTGTATGAGCTTGCAAAAAAAGTAGCCCTAAATGATGATAGGATAAAGCTAGAAGGTAAAAGCTCTATGGTTTTTGCTAATGAGTTTTTAATCGAACAGGTTTTAATCAATCTTAGCTCAAATGCTCTTAAATACAGCAAAGATGAAGTGATTTTAAAAGTAGAGGATAAAAAGGTAAGCGTAAAAGATAAGGGCATAGGCATAGCCAAAGATCAAATCAAACTCATCACAAAAAAATTTTATAAAGTGGATATAAAAAGTGAAAATTCCTTTGGAATAGGGCTTTTTTTAGTGAAAAAAATACTCAGCCTACATAAAAGCTATCTTCAAATTTCAAGCGAGCTTAATAAAGGTAGCGAGTTTTCTTTTGAATTGGAGTAA
- the aroA gene encoding 3-phosphoshikimate 1-carboxyvinyltransferase, translating into MKIYPLKKEIKAKLDQIAADKSISHRFAIFSLLSKGQNHAKNYLLAEDTLNTLNIIKALGAEVSRQGSEVFITPPLKIISPNQVLECGNSGTSMRLMLGLLSGVEGFFVLSGDEYLNKRPMQRISKPLRAIGAQIYGRDNANLAPICVQGNKLKGFDYKSEISSAQVKTAMILAGFMASEKSYFSEVSLSRNHSEFMLKAMNAPLKISQDELSLEISPLKEPLKPLNITIPNDPSSAFYFALAACILPHCEICIQNVLLNPTRIEAFKVLEKMGANIQYKLYEKSFEQIGEIWVKSSELKAVKVSENIAWLIDEAPALAIAFALAKGKSVLKNAKELRVKESDRIKAMVENLQRCGIKASELEDGFEIEGGIPKKAQIQSFGDHRIAMSFAVLGLVCGMEIDESECINTSFPNFKDILLNLGAKIDY; encoded by the coding sequence ATGAAAATTTATCCTCTTAAGAAAGAAATCAAGGCAAAGCTAGATCAAATTGCTGCAGATAAAAGCATATCTCATCGCTTTGCGATTTTTTCCTTGCTTAGCAAAGGACAAAATCACGCTAAAAACTATCTTTTGGCTGAGGATACTTTAAACACCCTTAATATAATCAAAGCTCTAGGTGCAGAAGTTTCAAGACAAGGCAGTGAAGTTTTTATCACTCCGCCCTTAAAAATCATCTCGCCAAATCAAGTTTTAGAATGTGGAAATTCAGGCACGAGCATGCGTTTAATGCTGGGCTTATTAAGCGGAGTTGAGGGCTTTTTTGTTTTAAGTGGAGATGAATACCTTAATAAACGTCCTATGCAAAGGATAAGTAAGCCTTTAAGAGCTATTGGAGCGCAAATTTATGGCAGGGATAATGCAAATCTTGCACCTATTTGCGTGCAAGGGAACAAGCTTAAAGGCTTTGATTATAAAAGTGAAATTTCCTCAGCTCAAGTAAAAACAGCGATGATTTTAGCTGGGTTTATGGCAAGTGAGAAGTCGTATTTTAGTGAAGTTAGCCTAAGTAGAAATCATAGCGAGTTTATGCTAAAGGCGATGAATGCACCTTTAAAGATAAGTCAAGATGAGCTTAGCCTTGAAATCAGTCCTTTAAAAGAGCCTTTAAAGCCTTTAAATATCACTATACCAAATGATCCTTCATCAGCGTTTTATTTTGCTTTAGCAGCGTGTATTTTGCCTCATTGTGAAATTTGCATTCAAAATGTCTTGCTTAATCCTACCCGCATAGAAGCTTTTAAGGTGCTTGAAAAAATGGGCGCAAATATACAATATAAATTGTATGAAAAAAGTTTCGAGCAAATCGGTGAAATTTGGGTAAAAAGTAGCGAGCTAAAAGCTGTAAAAGTGAGTGAAAATATCGCTTGGCTCATCGATGAGGCTCCAGCTTTAGCCATAGCTTTTGCTTTGGCAAAGGGTAAAAGTGTGCTTAAAAACGCTAAAGAATTGCGCGTTAAAGAAAGCGATAGGATTAAAGCCATGGTTGAAAACTTGCAAAGATGTGGCATTAAGGCAAGCGAGCTTGAAGATGGTTTTGAGATTGAAGGTGGCATACCCAAAAAAGCACAAATTCAAAGCTTTGGCGATCACCGCATAGCTATGAGTTTTGCGGTTCTAGGGCTTGTGTGTGGTATGGAAATAGACGAGAGTGAGTGTATAAATACTTCTTTTCCAAATTTTAAAGACATACTTTTAAACTTGGGAGCAAAGATTGATTATTGA
- a CDS encoding 4-hydroxy-3-methylbut-2-enyl diphosphate reductase: MIIELAKNYGFCFGVKRAIKKAEQIKDAATIGPLIHNNEEISRLAKGFNVKTLQNIRELSNEKKAIIRTHGITKQDLAELKKQDIEIFDATCPFVTKPQQICEKMSAEGYEVVIFGDENHPEVKGVKSYVSTKAYVILDESELKGIKLPSKIAVVSQTTKKVENFMKIVNFLMLACKEVRVFNTICDATFKNQEAILELSKKSDVMIIVGGRNSANTKQLFLIAQNNCQDSYLIETEAELQAQWFKDKKHCGISAGASTPDWIIQKVIKKIENLSKN, encoded by the coding sequence TTGATTATTGAGTTAGCTAAGAATTATGGTTTTTGTTTTGGGGTAAAAAGGGCGATTAAAAAAGCCGAGCAGATTAAAGATGCAGCAACGATTGGACCGCTTATTCACAACAATGAAGAAATTTCAAGGCTTGCTAAGGGTTTTAATGTCAAAACCTTGCAAAATATAAGAGAATTAAGCAATGAAAAAAAAGCCATCATACGCACTCATGGCATTACTAAGCAGGATTTAGCCGAGCTTAAAAAGCAAGATATAGAAATTTTTGATGCAACTTGTCCTTTTGTCACTAAGCCTCAACAAATTTGTGAAAAAATGAGTGCTGAGGGCTATGAAGTCGTGATTTTTGGCGATGAAAATCATCCTGAAGTCAAAGGCGTAAAAAGCTATGTAAGCACAAAAGCGTATGTGATCTTAGATGAAAGCGAGCTTAAAGGCATAAAGCTACCAAGCAAAATCGCTGTGGTGAGTCAAACTACAAAAAAAGTTGAAAATTTTATGAAAATTGTAAATTTTTTAATGCTAGCTTGCAAAGAAGTGCGAGTGTTTAACACGATTTGTGATGCAACCTTTAAAAATCAAGAAGCCATTTTAGAACTTTCTAAAAAAAGCGATGTGATGATCATCGTTGGTGGGCGAAACTCAGCAAATACAAAACAACTTTTTTTAATCGCTCAAAATAACTGCCAAGATAGTTATCTCATCGAGACTGAAGCAGAATTACAAGCTCAGTGGTTTAAAGATAAAAAACACTGCGGCATAAGTGCTGGTGCTTCAACTCCTGACTGGATCATACAAAAAGTCATCAAAAAAATAGAGAATTTAAGTAAAAATTAA
- the pheT gene encoding phenylalanine--tRNA ligase subunit beta, which produces MILTKTWLNEFVDLSSKSLQDLVKTLNAIGIEVDDAHKLKAPDKVVVGFVKEKNKHKDADKLNVCKVDVGETDLQIVCGASNVEAGQFVAVALEGAKLPNGLVIKKAKLRGVESCGMICSSTELGFAKINDGIMVLDESLGDLIPGKALNEYELFNDEYIEVELTPNRGDCLSIYGIARDLVAALELEFKKQESFSEPEHTLGIGRVLRITAEKELQSTFNYRVIELKDELKLSLTMRLRLATIQSLSQNEVMNFLNYATHSTGVIFNAYDFKVLEASESELSLKISKGKFAESIISCNNKQIAITGIYEEKFAKLNENSKLIIIEASYTCPNIIAEAKPHYKEQDSEVVYRSFRGSEPRLSLGVEYLLKKMLKYPSIAIYTGSQQVLCEREQKEVNFNVADINKMIGIDIDKNEIAKILQKLGFELSVISDQILNAKVPIWRSDISNVSDICEEIVRMIGIDNIKAQGLEFVEKKRFNQTYDEYKLLKDIRLKAVANGYFESVHYVLDSQKELDELGFNTSKIKLVNPINSDLNALRSTLINQLLNAASFNIKNSQKVIKLFQSGATFDEKSNESHKIAFLSCGFVEEAKIANKAKPQLVSFYAFLLKLKNIIGSFELQSSNHHFLSPYEQADIYKEGVLIGFVGRVHLKIEQDKDLLQTYVAELDLSKLKAEFKKAKVYSKFPSMSRDLSLLVPKGFAYSALKQAVNELKIPILESFRIVDIYHDESLKEHFSLSINFLFKSLDKTLEESEVTAAIEAILAHLKAKLKLELR; this is translated from the coding sequence ATGATACTTACAAAAACTTGGTTAAATGAATTTGTAGATTTAAGCTCTAAAAGCTTGCAGGATTTGGTTAAAACCTTAAACGCCATAGGCATAGAAGTTGATGACGCACATAAATTAAAAGCTCCAGATAAAGTAGTCGTGGGCTTTGTTAAAGAAAAAAATAAGCACAAAGATGCAGATAAGCTTAATGTTTGTAAGGTTGATGTTGGAGAAACTGACTTGCAAATCGTTTGTGGGGCAAGCAATGTTGAAGCAGGGCAGTTTGTAGCCGTAGCCTTAGAAGGTGCTAAGCTACCAAATGGCTTAGTGATTAAAAAGGCTAAGCTTAGAGGCGTTGAGTCTTGTGGTATGATATGTTCGAGCACCGAGCTTGGTTTTGCTAAGATAAATGATGGCATTATGGTGCTTGATGAGAGTTTGGGGGATTTGATCCCGGGCAAAGCTTTAAATGAATATGAGCTTTTTAATGATGAATACATAGAAGTTGAACTTACCCCAAATAGAGGCGATTGCTTAAGTATTTATGGCATAGCAAGGGATTTGGTAGCTGCTTTAGAGCTTGAGTTTAAAAAACAAGAAAGCTTTAGCGAGCCAGAACACACGCTTGGTATAGGAAGGGTGTTAAGAATCACTGCTGAAAAAGAGCTTCAAAGCACTTTTAATTACCGCGTTATCGAGCTTAAAGATGAACTTAAACTTTCTTTGACGATGAGACTTCGCTTAGCCACTATACAAAGCTTAAGTCAAAATGAAGTGATGAATTTCTTAAATTACGCTACACATTCAACAGGTGTGATTTTTAATGCCTATGATTTTAAGGTTTTAGAAGCGAGTGAAAGTGAATTGAGCTTAAAAATTTCAAAAGGAAAATTTGCTGAAAGTATCATCTCTTGCAATAACAAGCAAATCGCTATAACAGGCATTTATGAAGAAAAATTTGCCAAGCTTAATGAAAACTCAAAACTTATCATCATCGAAGCAAGTTATACTTGCCCAAATATCATCGCTGAAGCAAAACCACACTACAAAGAACAAGATAGCGAAGTGGTGTATCGTAGCTTTAGAGGAAGTGAGCCAAGATTAAGTTTAGGCGTAGAATACTTACTTAAAAAAATGCTTAAATACCCAAGCATAGCTATTTATACAGGTTCTCAACAAGTGCTTTGTGAAAGAGAACAAAAAGAAGTGAATTTTAATGTCGCTGATATCAATAAAATGATAGGCATTGATATAGACAAAAATGAAATTGCTAAAATTTTACAAAAGCTTGGCTTTGAACTTAGCGTTATTAGCGATCAAATTTTAAATGCTAAGGTGCCGATTTGGCGAAGTGATATAAGCAATGTTTCTGATATCTGCGAAGAAATCGTGCGTATGATAGGCATTGATAATATTAAAGCACAAGGACTTGAATTTGTAGAAAAAAAACGTTTTAATCAAACTTATGATGAGTATAAACTGCTTAAAGATATAAGACTTAAAGCTGTAGCAAATGGCTATTTTGAAAGCGTGCATTATGTGCTTGATAGTCAAAAAGAACTTGATGAGCTTGGTTTTAACACAAGTAAAATCAAGCTTGTAAATCCTATAAATTCAGATCTTAATGCCCTAAGAAGCACTTTGATTAACCAGCTTTTAAACGCAGCAAGTTTTAATATCAAAAATTCCCAAAAAGTCATCAAACTTTTTCAAAGCGGTGCTACGTTTGATGAAAAATCAAATGAAAGCCATAAAATCGCCTTTTTAAGTTGCGGTTTTGTTGAAGAAGCAAAGATAGCAAATAAAGCAAAACCACAGCTTGTAAGCTTTTACGCCTTTTTACTCAAGCTTAAAAATATCATCGGTTCTTTTGAGCTTCAAAGCTCAAATCATCATTTTTTAAGTCCTTACGAGCAAGCAGATATTTATAAAGAGGGCGTTTTAATCGGCTTTGTTGGTAGGGTGCATTTAAAGATCGAGCAAGATAAAGACTTACTTCAAACTTATGTTGCTGAACTTGATTTATCAAAGCTTAAGGCTGAGTTTAAAAAAGCAAAAGTGTATTCTAAATTTCCTAGTATGAGTAGGGATTTAAGCTTGCTTGTGCCAAAAGGCTTTGCATATAGTGCCTTAAAACAAGCTGTAAATGAACTTAAAATTCCTATCTTAGAAAGCTTTAGGATAGTTGATATTTATCATGATGAAAGTTTAAAAGAACATTTTAGTTTAAGCATAAATTTCCTTTTCAAGTCTTTGGATAAGACGCTTGAAGAAAGTGAAGTAACAGCTGCTATAGAAGCGATTTTAGCCCACTTAAAAGCAAAATTAAAGTTAGAATTGCGATGA
- the serA gene encoding phosphoglycerate dehydrogenase, which translates to MKKKIIVCDAILDEGVELLRKAEDIELIEAAKVPKDELLTKLGDVEVAITRSSTDVDEKFLQAAPKLKALIRAGVGVDNVDINAASKQGVIVMNVPTANTIAAVELSLAHLLCAARSFVNAHNQLKQERKWQREKWYGIELKDKVLGVIGFGNIGSRVAIRAKAFGMKILAYDPYVPHSKITDLDMKVAKSLDEILSQSDFITIHTPKTAETKGMIGLNELAKMKDGIRLINCARGGLYTEEALCEGLKSGKIAWLGIDVFDKEPATNNPLLDFENISVTAHLGANTLESQRNIAIQACEQALNAARNIAFANALNLPIKTEDLPPFIAPYVELVSKMAFLCSQMQKTAITSIKLEAEGAVAEYAKSLLTFASVGALKNILGDSINYVNAEFVCKEKGIELGFEVVPNSGYNNKISVKISTANSSFSVSGTVFEENNQRIVSLNGFKTDFKPKGKMVVFKNKDIPGVIAAISGILAQNHINIADFRLGRDGSGYALAVILLDEKIDKKVLDELNNLEACVYAYYAEL; encoded by the coding sequence ATGAAAAAAAAGATTATCGTTTGTGATGCGATCTTAGATGAGGGTGTGGAACTTTTAAGAAAGGCTGAGGATATAGAGCTTATCGAAGCGGCAAAAGTGCCAAAAGATGAGCTTTTAACTAAGCTTGGTGATGTTGAAGTAGCCATTACGAGAAGTTCAACTGATGTAGATGAGAAGTTTTTACAAGCCGCACCAAAGCTTAAAGCCTTAATAAGAGCTGGAGTAGGGGTTGATAATGTCGATATAAATGCCGCTTCAAAGCAAGGCGTGATCGTGATGAATGTGCCAACGGCAAATACCATAGCAGCTGTTGAATTAAGTCTTGCTCATCTTTTGTGTGCGGCTCGATCTTTTGTCAATGCGCACAATCAGCTCAAACAAGAAAGAAAATGGCAAAGAGAAAAATGGTATGGTATAGAGCTTAAAGATAAGGTTTTAGGAGTCATTGGCTTTGGAAATATAGGCTCAAGAGTAGCCATTCGCGCAAAAGCCTTTGGTATGAAAATTCTAGCTTATGATCCTTATGTGCCACATTCAAAAATCACAGATTTAGATATGAAAGTAGCCAAAAGTTTAGATGAAATTCTAAGCCAAAGCGATTTCATCACCATTCACACCCCAAAAACAGCTGAAACTAAGGGTATGATAGGGCTTAATGAGCTTGCTAAGATGAAAGATGGTATAAGACTTATAAATTGTGCAAGGGGCGGACTTTACACCGAAGAAGCACTTTGTGAGGGACTTAAAAGTGGTAAGATCGCTTGGCTTGGTATAGATGTTTTTGATAAAGAACCAGCTACAAATAACCCGCTTTTAGACTTTGAAAACATCTCAGTTACAGCTCATCTTGGAGCTAATACCCTTGAAAGTCAAAGAAATATCGCCATTCAAGCTTGCGAACAAGCCCTAAATGCAGCACGCAATATAGCCTTTGCGAATGCTTTAAATTTACCTATCAAAACAGAAGATTTACCACCTTTCATCGCTCCTTATGTTGAGCTTGTTTCAAAAATGGCATTTTTATGCTCTCAAATGCAAAAAACTGCTATCACAAGTATCAAGCTTGAAGCAGAAGGAGCAGTGGCTGAATATGCGAAGTCTTTGCTTACTTTTGCCAGCGTTGGGGCTTTAAAAAATATCTTAGGTGATAGTATAAATTATGTTAATGCTGAGTTTGTGTGTAAAGAAAAGGGCATAGAACTTGGCTTTGAAGTTGTGCCAAATTCAGGCTATAACAACAAAATAAGCGTAAAGATAAGCACGGCAAATTCAAGCTTTAGTGTGAGTGGAACTGTATTTGAGGAAAATAATCAAAGAATAGTTTCTTTAAATGGCTTTAAGACTGATTTTAAACCAAAAGGAAAAATGGTAGTCTTTAAAAACAAAGATATTCCGGGTGTTATCGCTGCAATTAGTGGAATTTTAGCCCAAAATCATATCAACATCGCTGATTTTAGACTAGGACGCGATGGTTCAGGTTATGCTTTAGCTGTAATTTTACTTGATGAAAAGATAGATAAAAAAGTCCTTGATGAGCTTAACAATCTTGAAGCTTGTGTGTATGCATATTATGCAGAGTTATGA
- a CDS encoding response regulator transcription factor: MRILLIEDDTDLNELLTLRLQKEGFELESLFDFEGVRERLDEKDFDLLLVDRNLPSGDSVEKLASLRKQGYNEPVIFLTAKSLQEDIIEGFKKGCDDYIIKPFDFNELVFRIKALLKRSKKESETLAYKDFLLDLNNHQCFFKGKEAILSNLEFELLKCFFENKNTLLSRQFLSENVWQDDSVNDKTINIALTRLRAKFPSLKEHIISVRGIGYKLC, translated from the coding sequence ATGAGAATACTTTTAATCGAAGATGATACAGACTTAAACGAGCTTTTAACTTTAAGACTTCAAAAAGAGGGCTTTGAGCTTGAAAGCTTGTTTGATTTTGAGGGCGTGCGTGAGCGTTTAGATGAAAAGGATTTTGATCTTTTGCTTGTGGATAGAAATTTACCAAGCGGAGATAGTGTAGAAAAGCTTGCCAGCCTTCGCAAACAAGGCTATAACGAGCCTGTGATTTTTCTTACTGCAAAAAGCTTGCAAGAAGATATTATAGAGGGCTTTAAAAAGGGCTGTGATGATTATATCATTAAGCCTTTTGATTTTAATGAACTTGTTTTTCGTATCAAAGCCTTGCTTAAACGCAGTAAAAAAGAAAGTGAAACTCTAGCATATAAGGACTTTTTACTTGATCTTAATAACCACCAATGCTTTTTTAAAGGCAAGGAAGCGATCTTATCAAATTTAGAATTTGAGCTTTTAAAATGCTTTTTTGAAAACAAAAACACGCTCTTAAGCAGGCAGTTTTTAAGTGAAAATGTCTGGCAAGATGATAGTGTCAATGATAAAACCATAAACATAGCTCTTACAAGGCTTAGAGCAAAATTTCCAAGTCTTAAAGAACATATCATTAGTGTTAGGGGCATTGGCTATAAATTATGCTAA
- a CDS encoding 30S ribosomal protein S1 — MAEANKKVQTSMDDFTDEENFEQLLKEFDKKDEGAITQGVIVAIKDEEAFVDIGKKSEGILAIDELKDAGGNLLYKEGDKLEVAVIGNRNGKPLVSHKKALRKQKVVEFIKNYTEDDNKILNVKIISKNKGGFVCVDDEGVEFFLPRSQYLAKDGNVIGKSLKVKIIKIDQDEQSIVVSRKKILDDERKKRKELVSDIVEEDKIIEGIIKKITSYGMFVDVGGIDGLVHYSEISYKGHVNPNALYKEGDSVSVKAIKYDKDKKHLSLSIKAAQPDPWKEIKDSLELGDTIKVVVSNIENYGAFVDLGNDIEGFLHISELSWDKNIKHPRDHISKGQELEVEVIEIDPNQKRLRVSLKNLLAKPFDEFVKNYKVGDIIKGKVSSLTNFGAFIAIDGIEALLHNEDCSWDRNDKCKDLYKIGDELEVKIIKIDPENQKISLSIRELSQSPVQAYIKEFGIGKIVKGKIKDIKDFGVFVELRDGVDALIHKEDINAKDMEELKVGDEIESVISFVDEKKNRIRLSVKNLKRMKEREVLNEINNNDRVSLGDIIKEQLS, encoded by the coding sequence ATGGCTGAGGCGAACAAAAAAGTTCAAACAAGTATGGACGATTTCACTGATGAAGAAAACTTTGAGCAATTGCTAAAAGAATTTGATAAAAAAGATGAAGGTGCCATAACACAAGGTGTGATTGTTGCGATTAAAGACGAAGAAGCTTTTGTTGATATAGGCAAAAAATCAGAAGGAATTCTAGCAATAGACGAGCTTAAAGATGCTGGGGGAAATTTACTCTACAAAGAAGGCGACAAACTTGAAGTTGCTGTGATAGGAAATCGTAATGGCAAGCCTCTTGTCTCTCATAAAAAAGCTTTAAGAAAACAAAAAGTCGTTGAATTTATCAAAAATTATACAGAAGATGATAATAAAATCCTTAATGTAAAAATTATCTCTAAAAACAAAGGCGGTTTTGTTTGTGTTGATGATGAGGGTGTTGAGTTTTTCTTACCTCGCTCGCAGTATCTTGCAAAAGATGGCAATGTCATCGGAAAAAGCTTGAAAGTAAAGATCATTAAGATCGATCAAGACGAACAAAGCATAGTCGTTTCACGCAAAAAAATTCTTGATGATGAACGCAAGAAACGCAAAGAACTAGTTAGTGATATCGTCGAAGAGGATAAGATTATCGAAGGTATCATTAAAAAAATCACAAGTTATGGAATGTTTGTTGATGTTGGCGGTATAGATGGGCTTGTGCATTATAGCGAAATTTCATATAAAGGGCATGTTAATCCAAATGCACTTTACAAAGAAGGCGATAGCGTAAGTGTAAAAGCTATAAAATACGACAAAGACAAAAAACACCTTTCTTTATCGATCAAAGCAGCGCAGCCTGATCCTTGGAAAGAGATCAAAGACAGCCTAGAGCTTGGCGATACGATTAAGGTTGTTGTTTCAAATATAGAAAATTATGGCGCTTTTGTGGATTTGGGAAATGATATAGAAGGCTTTTTACATATCAGCGAGCTTTCTTGGGATAAAAATATCAAACACCCAAGAGATCATATCAGCAAAGGACAAGAACTTGAAGTTGAAGTGATTGAAATCGATCCAAACCAAAAGCGTTTAAGAGTTTCTTTAAAAAATCTTCTTGCAAAGCCTTTTGATGAATTTGTAAAAAACTATAAAGTAGGCGATATCATCAAAGGAAAAGTAAGCTCGCTTACTAATTTTGGGGCTTTTATCGCTATAGATGGAATTGAAGCCTTGCTTCATAATGAAGACTGCTCTTGGGATAGAAATGATAAGTGCAAAGACTTATATAAAATAGGCGATGAGCTTGAAGTAAAAATCATCAAAATCGATCCAGAAAATCAAAAAATTTCTTTAAGCATAAGAGAACTCAGCCAAAGTCCGGTGCAAGCTTATATCAAAGAATTTGGTATAGGCAAGATCGTAAAAGGCAAGATTAAAGACATTAAGGATTTTGGTGTTTTTGTTGAACTTAGAGATGGAGTTGATGCGCTCATTCACAAAGAAGATATTAATGCTAAAGATATGGAAGAGCTTAAAGTAGGCGATGAGATAGAATCAGTCATTAGTTTTGTCGATGAAAAGAAAAACAGAATTCGTCTTAGTGTAAAAAATCTCAAAAGAATGAAAGAAAGAGAAGTTCTTAACGAAATCAACAACAACGATAGAGTAAGTTTAGGCGATATCATCAAAGAACAACTTTCTTAA